The sequence ATCTTTTATAGAGTGAATTTAAAGCTTAATCAAAATCGAGTCTTTTTTAATGTTGGAAGTTGAATATTTTGTATTGGAAGTTTCAAATGCACTCAAATCGAAAGGCGGTTTTGTTCATTCTCGAGAAAATACAACTTTCTCGCATATGTATAAGTGTACTTCGCTCACTTTAAGCATTCATGGAACATTCAAATCACATGAATAGAAAACAGATGAATATTTGCCATAGGCTGATCTCTGTACGACTGGAAGATGTGCGTTGCGGCCCTCGCTGTACCCGCCAGGCGTCAAGAAGTATTACACGTTTTCGGCATCACAAATTAGCAAAAACCTTTGAGCAATATTTTCTTGGACCATCATCCAGGTTCTACCCCAGAAGCAAGATTTTCTGtgaattgaaaaaataaaaccGGGCAGTTCATCAGGGGATAATGCAATTTGGATCAATCAGTCATTTCATATGTTATGCATTATAGCAAATTTGTACAGAGCAGATAATGATGCAATTGGCCTTTATGCATTATCATCGCAACCATAGTATAATTAGACATGAAAATTTTGGAGATCCCTCAAGTTCAAACTTGATAGTAAGTACCGTACCTGCCACAGTAGGCTGCATACCTGTTGGACCCACAGGACTAGCAGATGAGGGACAACCATATCATTTTGAAGGGCATGCAACTACTACATCTGACACCACATTAACAAGGTGTGATGAACTTCCAAGTAATACAGCTCGCAAAATCACGGTTGCAGATTAAAAGAAACTGTTTTCCATGTTATTGAGAAAAACTAGTGCGAGGTAACCAATGAAGTATTACAAACTCCACCGGATAGCAGCTCCCATCTAATGAAATGAACTGAGAAAGGAACTTAAGAAAGCAGTAATAGGAGCATATGCATCTACATAAAAAGTTATTAGAATCCAAGAAAAAAGTCTAAGGggaaaataaagaaatttatAACTTGCATAGGAGATCACATATGACTCCACTAAAAGAACTCCAATTCAAGATAGTCTGAACCTTTATCAGCTGCTGACGTAGCCTTCTGGCTTGATGAGGCTACTGCACGAGGGATCTCGACTGGCTTGGGGATATCTGGTGGCGTGGCACACCTTATCAATGCCCAGTTAACACCTTCGAAGAAGGGATGCTGCTTTATTTCAGTGGCTCCACGCTTATACGCTAACCGATGCTGCGGTTCCTTGATGAGCAATCCCCTAATAAGATCCCTCGCAGCAAAACTCACTACTGGGGATTCTGGGAACCTTAGGGGTTGTCCAACTACATTGAACAACGTTGCCCTATTCCCAGAACCTTTGAATGGTGTCTTGCCAAAAAGAAGTTCATACAAGAATATGCCAAACGTCCACCAGTCCACAGCACTTCCATGCCCCTCACCCTTTATAATCTCAGGTGCCAAGTACTCATGTGTGCCAACAAAAGACATAGATCTTGCTTCTGTGGGTTCTGCAACGAGCTCAGGAAGTGGTCTGACCTGATTTGCCAGGTCTGTTTttgccttcttctccttcttctccttcttggacTTCGAGGAGAAAAAGCGAGGAGAGAAGCATGTGGTTGTTGTGACACAAGATGGCTGGATGCAGGCTGGCTCAAGGCACAGAGGCTGCACACAGTAAGCTGGATTGCCCTTTTGGTCTGCGCTGGGGTTAGAAGATCTGAGAAGAGTAGGGCTCACAGCACATCGGAGGGATAAATCAAAATCCGACAGCATGATATGGCCATCTTCTCTTACAAGAACATTCTCTGGCTTTAAATCACGATATATGATACCAAGCATGTGTAGGTATTCCAGAGCAAGAAGCACCTCTGCTACATAAAACCTGCATACAATTCAATGTCAACATAAGTTCTTAGACTAGACCAGGTTTTGGTGTGGTTGTCCATGATAAGACAATCAGGGCAGACTATCATGCTAAATACCGAGAAAGCATTAGCATAATATAATATATCATCAAAAACTGATGAACAGATAAGTAGCTCCAAACTATATCAGGAAAGCAATGACCACTAACTGTCAAAAGCCACatttaagaaaaagttctgcAAGACTCATCCACCTGATTGAAGATGATGGTGGGAAAACAATTGAGCCTGCACACTAATCACGAATACCCCAATGCTAACCAGAACACAAAAAGTAACAAAAAGCCAAATATAACACGAGGGGGGCAAATGGAGCTTACAATATAAGTAAGATCTGCAAAAGAACATGATACATGCACTGCAATGTCGCGAAAAATTTAGAGTACAACTAAATTAGGCAATAGATACATAAACATATCCATGCCAGAAACAGATGACGTGCAGAGGGTAAGCTAATATACAAGCATATTCCCCTAACTGTAGCAAGTAATAAGTACTACTACTATGAGAGTTCATACCCAGTTACTCAGATACTGAACCTAATTCATATATATGGCCAATGCAATTTCATATGTTGTTATTCTGTCTATTGATATGTATCTTCACCACGAGAGCCATGGCAGTCATGTTCATGCTCCAAGGAAAAAAGAACATGATTTGAACTCCAGAACCAGATCCCCTCCAGTCATGTTATATACAGATTGCAGTATTTTTGTGCTCCACTGTACCTTCAGAGCTCACAAATATTAAATCCAATCAGGAAGTTTTGCCCTTTTAATTCCAGTAAACACATACACCAATCGTGCTCAATTTTTCACTAAGCAATAGTTGTTGAATATCTAAATATCGTACACCTGATaaacaactccggatattacggATCCGAATCTACAAGACCTGATATACTGGGACACTGCAAATACCTATACtgggaaggtctcgattgggtTAACCGACCtaagtacgactagtatccaaaCTGTATTCGACTGTCTTACCTTGACCGACAAGATGAATGACTATCTATCGATACGACTGGAACTCAAGCAGCGCCATGACCCCTTATAAGCCGGGGACCCTGACCCCCAAAGGCAGAACACACAACACATCAACGCCTACGCAAGCATTCAAACCCTAGCATTAGAGATACTCTGCAACTTCAACTTtagattagtttagatctgATTTACTCCATTATATTAGGTTTATCCACCttacttgtactcgagacaATCTATATACAACATCATCTATACAGGACGTAAAGTATTACTCCGCCTCGagggcccgaacctgtatacatcgtgtgtcttgtttcctgctcgATTCCTAATCTCGAAAGTATCCGAATTCAattacggatatattgttagaaactaatcttcgatagttgACGCGTCAGGTAGAGacctttatctatttttcaggaTCAATCATGTCTCAAGTGTGCGTTCATGTTGGATTCTTCGACACCagcttctatgaccacttcgagTCGGCAGCGGTCATCTTCGCATTAGCTCCTGCCAGTTCATAGATCACATTCAAAACAATAGCATACCGGTGGGGCAATCAAGGTAAATTGATCCATACCGGTAACATCGAGTCCAGCTTATTAGACAAATAtcgcgaggtgggacacctcgagtgggatcctAAGAAGCCTACTGTTCTTCAattcatggacaccgacagcgacGATGAGAGTGAGGAAAGTGGCGACGACGGCTCCATCGACGGCTAGAGTAGCCGAACAAatcgattcgtgtttatggtCGAAGCTGATGACACATCCGTCGAGCAAAACGTGAAGGATCCGGACACCATGATGAACAATGGTGAAAGAATCCCCGAGGACCCAACGCAATATCTGGGGCTCTGTAGGCTCCCAACATCGCCTATCATCGACGGACGGAGGAAAATCAGGGGAACCCTGATATTCAATGTCTACTTGGCCAGGGAACGCCTACTGTTTAGGTGGCACCCCCACCCGCAACGATTCCAAGATCGAGGGACGAACTCC is a genomic window of Phragmites australis chromosome 17, lpPhrAust1.1, whole genome shotgun sequence containing:
- the LOC133897610 gene encoding serine/threonine-protein kinase D6PK-like isoform X2; translation: MASKAVPEIIAKKCDKPVAESAAPLTSQRQSQGPTAKASELGPASPSEITTADVATSSGVKELSKDSSNSTDGSVKLDETEDAEKNSLRGSVKDSSVSAKCSDRESNLSKASGSAKVSGQAADLIESSKSSLYRASGGSDVSDESTCSSMYSSVSKPHKSNDSRWEAIQAVRTKEGSIGLGHFRLLKRLGCGDIGSVYLSELSGTKCHFAMKIMDKASLASRKKLLRAQTEREILQCLDHPFLPTLYTHFETDKFSCLVMEFCPGGDLHTLRQKQPGKYFPEQAAKFYVAEVLLALEYLHMLGIIYRDLKPENVLVREDGHIMLSDFDLSLRCAVSPTLLRSSNPSADQKGNPAYCVQPLCLEPACIQPSCVTTTTCFSPRFFSSKSKKEKKEKKAKTDLANQVRPLPELVAEPTEARSMSFVGTHEYLAPEIIKGEGHGSAVDWWTFGIFLYELLFGKTPFKGSGNRATLFNVVGQPLRFPESPVVSFAARDLIRGLLIKEPQHRLAYKRGATEIKQHPFFEGVNWALIRCATPPDIPKPVEIPRAVASSSQKATSAADKENLASGVEPG
- the LOC133897610 gene encoding serine/threonine-protein kinase D6PK-like isoform X1; translated protein: MASKAVPEIIAKKCDKPVAESAAPLTSQRQSQGPTAKASELGPASPSEITTADVATSSGVKELSKDSSNSTDGSVKLDETEDAEKNSLRGSVKDSSVSAKCSDRESNLSKASGSAKVSGQAADLIESSKSSLYRASGGSDVSDESTCSSMYSSVSKPHKSNDSRWEAIQAVRTKEGSIGLGHFRLLKRLGCGDIGSVYLSELSGTKCHFAMKIMDKASLASRKKLLRAQTEREILQCLDHPFLPTLYTHFETDKFSCLVMEFCPGGDLHTLRQKQPGKYFPEQAAKFYVAEVLLALEYLHMLGIIYRDLKPENVLVREDGHIMLSDFDLSLRCAVSPTLLRSSNPSADQKGNPAYCVQPLCLEPACIQPSCVTTTTCFSPRFFSSKSKKEKKEKKAKTDLANQVRPLPELVAEPTEARSMSFVGTHEYLAPEIIKGEGHGSAVDWWTFGIFLYELLFGKTPFKGSGNRATLFNVVGQPLRFPESPVVSFAARDLIRGLLIKEPQHRLAYKRGATEIKQHPFFEGVNWALIRCATPPDIPKPVEIPRAVASSSQKATSAADKGSDYLELEFF